A portion of the Solea senegalensis isolate Sse05_10M linkage group LG17, IFAPA_SoseM_1, whole genome shotgun sequence genome contains these proteins:
- the zgc:153284 gene encoding SH3 domain-binding glutamic acid-rich-like protein 3, producing MPLIVFYTSVSASREIKANQDRITNVLDSKNIPYTIVDISQNAEKKDLMRKISGNPTALAPQICNEDVYCGDCAAFDKAVEDENLKEFLKI from the exons ATGCCACTCATAGTGTTTTATACCAGCGTGAGCGCTTCCAGGGAG ATTAAGGCAAACCAGGACAGAATCACAAATGTCCTGGATTCCAAAAACATCCCTTATACAATTGTGGACATTTCTCAGAATGCTGAGAAAAAGGACTTAATGAGGAAGATATCTGGGAACCCAACTGCACTGGCACCTCAAATATGCAACGAGGATGTCTACTGTGGT gactgtgctgcatttgacaAGGCAGTTGAGGATGAAAATTTGAAAGAGTTTCTCAAAATATAG